From the Bacillus carboniphilus genome, one window contains:
- the aroE gene encoding shikimate dehydrogenase — MEKIYGVIGNPIKHSLSPLIHNQAFSLNDIEARYHAFKVEKEFLGAAVQGMRALGIGGFNVTIPHKEAVMDFLDDVDPLAKQIGAVNTVVQKDHKLVGYNTDGIGFVKGMRETISDSEIENKKVLIIGSGGAAKAIYFTLLTEGFIHVDITNRSLSRAQNLIFECPHPTSNQSNALSLSEAESQLQSYEILIQTTSVGMSPEVDVAPIKLDKVQSGTFVYDIIYNPFETKLLVKAKEKGCLTHNGLDMFIYQAAYAFQLWTGVWPNTTIMKKTLVEHLGGS; from the coding sequence ATGGAAAAAATATATGGAGTGATCGGAAATCCAATTAAACATTCACTCTCACCTCTTATTCATAATCAAGCTTTTTCATTAAATGATATAGAAGCTAGATATCATGCCTTTAAGGTAGAGAAGGAATTCCTAGGCGCGGCTGTCCAAGGGATGAGGGCACTGGGTATAGGAGGGTTTAATGTTACTATCCCACATAAAGAAGCTGTGATGGACTTTCTAGATGATGTTGACCCCCTTGCTAAACAAATCGGTGCAGTTAACACCGTTGTCCAAAAAGATCATAAGCTTGTGGGTTATAACACCGATGGAATTGGTTTTGTTAAAGGAATGAGAGAAACTATTTCAGATAGTGAAATAGAAAATAAAAAAGTGTTGATTATTGGCTCAGGAGGAGCAGCGAAGGCGATTTATTTTACCTTACTTACAGAAGGTTTTATCCACGTTGATATAACCAATCGTTCTTTAAGTAGAGCACAAAATCTAATATTCGAATGCCCACACCCAACTAGTAATCAATCGAATGCATTAAGCTTATCTGAAGCAGAAAGCCAACTTCAGTCTTATGAGATTCTCATACAGACAACTTCAGTAGGAATGTCACCAGAAGTAGATGTGGCACCAATTAAATTAGATAAGGTACAAAGTGGAACGTTTGTCTACGATATTATATATAATCCTTTCGAGACAAAACTTCTGGTAAAAGCAAAAGAAAAAGGTTGCTTGACCCATAATGGCCTGGATATGTTTATTTACCAGGCTGCGTATGCCTTTCAATTGTGGACAGGAGTTTGGCCGAATACGACCATCATGAAAAAGACACTAGTGGAACACTTAGGAGGAAGTTAA
- the yhbY gene encoding ribosome assembly RNA-binding protein YhbY, whose translation MLTGKQKRFLRSKAHHLNPIFQVGKGGISENLVKQIVDALEARELIKISILQNCEYDRDTVAEELSSQAKAELVQVIGNTIVLYKESKEKKQIILP comes from the coding sequence ATGTTAACGGGTAAACAAAAAAGATTTTTACGTTCGAAGGCTCATCACCTGAACCCTATTTTTCAAGTTGGGAAAGGTGGAATAAGTGAGAATTTAGTAAAACAGATTGTGGATGCTCTTGAGGCGAGAGAGCTTATTAAAATCAGTATCCTGCAAAATTGTGAATATGACCGTGATACTGTTGCTGAAGAACTTTCTAGTCAAGCGAAGGCTGAGCTTGTTCAAGTAATCGGAAACACGATTGTACTCTACAAGGAATCAAAAGAGAAAAAACAAATAATCCTACCATAA
- a CDS encoding nicotinate-nucleotide adenylyltransferase gives MVKKVGILGGTFDPPHIGHLIIANECLFQASLDEVWFMPNNVPPHKQKTDDVSNREREDMVRLAIMNHPRFKLEPIELKREGTSYTVDTMRLLREQNPDVDFYFIIGGDMIEYLPKWYKIEELVKMVQFLGVKRPNYSDQSSFPVKLLDIPEINLSSTQIRERIQKRQSIRYLVSDSVREYIEENGIYGS, from the coding sequence ATGGTAAAAAAGGTTGGCATCTTAGGTGGCACGTTTGATCCGCCACATATTGGTCATCTCATTATAGCTAATGAGTGCTTATTCCAAGCTTCATTAGATGAGGTTTGGTTCATGCCAAATAATGTTCCACCTCATAAACAAAAAACCGATGACGTATCAAATAGAGAGAGGGAAGACATGGTGCGTTTAGCTATCATGAATCACCCCCGCTTTAAGTTGGAGCCAATCGAACTAAAAAGAGAGGGTACTTCCTATACCGTGGATACCATGAGGTTGTTAAGGGAACAAAACCCAGATGTGGATTTCTATTTTATTATCGGTGGAGATATGATTGAATATTTACCAAAGTGGTATAAAATAGAAGAATTGGTTAAGATGGTACAGTTTTTAGGTGTGAAAAGACCTAATTACTCAGACCAATCAAGCTTCCCAGTAAAGCTGTTAGATATACCAGAGATTAACCTTTCCTCCACACAAATCAGAGAACGAATACAAAAAAGACAATCCATTCGTTACCTGGTTTCAGATTCAGTTAGGGAGTACATAGAGGAGAACGGTATATATGGATCCTAA
- the yqeK gene encoding bis(5'-nucleosyl)-tetraphosphatase (symmetrical) YqeK, with protein MDPKKALEIVRKQLKEERYNHTLGVVESSIQLSKLYQVDEKKAELAAIFHDYAKYRPKEEMRSIIIQEKMAADLLQFHHELWHAPVGAYLVKREVGIEDEDILLAIKSHTTGRPGMTDLEKVIFLADYIEPGRKFPGVDEARELAKNDLNQAVIFALKNTIQFLMRQNQPIYPDTFQTYNHMQLNRRSN; from the coding sequence ATGGATCCTAAAAAAGCGTTAGAAATTGTTCGGAAACAATTAAAGGAAGAGCGATATAACCATACATTAGGTGTTGTGGAATCATCAATACAATTATCGAAACTGTATCAGGTAGATGAAAAAAAGGCAGAATTAGCAGCAATCTTTCATGATTATGCTAAGTATCGTCCGAAAGAAGAAATGCGTTCCATTATTATTCAAGAAAAAATGGCTGCTGACCTCTTACAATTCCATCATGAGTTATGGCATGCTCCAGTCGGGGCATACTTAGTAAAAAGGGAAGTTGGCATTGAAGACGAGGATATTCTACTAGCCATCAAGTCCCATACGACGGGAAGACCTGGTATGACTGACTTAGAAAAAGTAATTTTCTTAGCGGATTACATCGAACCTGGTCGTAAGTTTCCTGGTGTAGATGAGGCGAGAGAGCTTGCCAAGAATGATTTGAATCAAGCAGTTATTTTTGCTTTAAAAAACACAATTCAATTTCTGATGAGGCAAAATCAGCCAATTTATCCTGATACTTTTCAAACTTATAATCATATGCAATTAAATAGGAGGTCTAACTAA
- the rsfS gene encoding ribosome silencing factor — MESQDLLKTVVKAADDKKANDLMILNMQGLSPMADYFVIGHGNSDRQVQAIVREIKDQVHELGLSVKRLEGFDEAKWILMDIGDVVVHIFQKDDRAYYNLERLWGDAPTIQVESVLA, encoded by the coding sequence ATGGAATCTCAAGACCTGTTGAAAACAGTAGTAAAAGCTGCTGATGATAAGAAAGCCAATGATTTAATGATATTAAATATGCAAGGGCTATCACCTATGGCAGATTATTTTGTAATAGGTCACGGAAATTCAGACCGACAAGTACAAGCCATTGTAAGGGAAATTAAAGATCAAGTTCATGAACTAGGTTTGTCTGTTAAAAGACTAGAAGGCTTTGATGAAGCCAAATGGATTCTTATGGATATTGGGGATGTAGTTGTTCATATTTTCCAGAAAGATGACAGAGCCTACTATAACCTAGAACGTCTGTGGGGAGATGCACCTACAATTCAGGTAGAAAGTGTGCTGGCTTAA